One Streptomyces sp. V4I8 genomic window carries:
- a CDS encoding FG-GAP repeat domain-containing protein, with amino-acid sequence MGRHALRRGGLAAAVSSLAVAVAAASVVVLSEGGGSAEAAEADTTAITLVDPSTTTPRTDRPYVAGDSGFLHRQTGRTGMQWTDYATGRTVTVKKADGSVYAPSSTCYYIDSECRPAWYGSDGDLVALPSSSVTSSTVTLWDPATATARNLSWPGSTTHGYYRALAGDTVVTTYSLIDKVDGEWHAREVTGDPTAVGSDDVLAADSSGVLWSVDTSRIGYIDVASAVNTNVFSDATYASHYVMSEDRVGWYQEGTAELHLKSRADLTAAEQLVKLPAHPGALDGDPVLVGDWLLLPLSSRDLGSKLLAVSVTDPSVQQTLLTSAGEYALETADGGALVTGGADATDWWVQRVSQAEDGTLKLEKVRQAPAVENAKTGIALSRGSLRVAEDDPASTTTDTTSVRTLTTDGSTALTASAATESGSMYGPVCPYAGTTCAALWGNLSAEDVYLDTNGGTDEGESLGDDRLKAIGGHYLDFGGQGGAIVDVSDDYAVYNSGGTTPAQYVGEFGQGQKLKRTVRAAALNGSTLWSATTTVGKLTSYSIPLAKTLSTVTVPGLACVPSELQAAGRWVYWACGTDSAGVYDTKAGTSKAVAPGDVLLGDGFTVRHDHTAHTLVLTEAATGSTRVIASDLAANGLTADRRYRWTVDEYTGLVAWFDDYERTHVTTTGIAPSAVTAFETSAGSYAAPNVPFEADWVLSRPVTSWSLTLTSVQSGATGKATRTLTGGATPDRVSVSWNGKTADGSYFPNGWFKWTLKATGLAAATENTVTTGEAFLQRGAPVRRDFVSPDGPDGRGDLLTLNSSGGLTFQSGTGTGKFGDKYTGTGWATTVLAVPFGDLSGDRCNDVLVRYGSGALRLYKPGCGAAVKPSTSYTTLATSGWTQYNVLTSPGDVSGDGRPDLIARNSSTGAVYLYKGTSDGKLAARVKLYDNWKGYKKIVGVGDITGDGKPDLLAQDTANTLWRYNGKGDGTFAARVKLFANWGGSYNVVVGVGDITDDGHPDLVSRDTSGNVWRNSGDGKGSFGSRTQIASGWSGYKSLT; translated from the coding sequence GTGGGCAGACACGCCCTGAGACGGGGCGGGCTGGCCGCCGCCGTCTCCTCACTCGCGGTCGCCGTAGCGGCCGCGTCCGTCGTCGTCCTGTCGGAGGGCGGCGGCTCCGCGGAAGCGGCCGAAGCCGACACCACCGCGATCACGCTGGTCGACCCCAGCACCACCACACCGCGGACCGACCGCCCGTACGTGGCCGGCGACAGCGGCTTCCTGCACCGGCAGACCGGCAGGACCGGAATGCAATGGACCGACTACGCGACGGGTCGGACCGTCACCGTCAAGAAGGCCGACGGCAGCGTCTACGCCCCGTCCTCGACGTGCTACTACATCGACTCCGAGTGCCGTCCGGCCTGGTACGGGTCGGACGGCGACCTGGTCGCCCTGCCGTCGTCGTCGGTGACGTCCTCGACCGTCACCCTCTGGGACCCGGCCACGGCCACGGCCAGGAACCTGAGCTGGCCCGGCTCCACCACGCACGGCTACTACCGGGCCCTGGCCGGGGACACGGTCGTCACCACCTACTCCCTGATCGACAAGGTCGACGGCGAGTGGCACGCCCGCGAGGTGACCGGTGATCCGACGGCCGTGGGGAGCGACGACGTCCTCGCCGCGGACTCCTCGGGCGTGCTCTGGTCGGTCGACACCAGCAGGATCGGCTACATCGACGTCGCCTCGGCCGTGAACACCAATGTGTTCTCCGACGCCACCTACGCCTCGCACTACGTGATGAGCGAGGACCGCGTCGGCTGGTACCAGGAGGGCACCGCCGAGCTGCACCTGAAGTCCCGCGCCGACCTCACCGCCGCCGAGCAGCTCGTCAAGCTGCCCGCGCACCCCGGCGCGCTCGACGGTGACCCGGTCCTGGTCGGCGACTGGCTGCTGCTGCCGCTGTCCTCCCGTGACCTCGGCTCCAAGCTGCTCGCGGTCAGCGTCACCGACCCCTCGGTGCAGCAGACCCTGCTGACGAGCGCCGGCGAGTACGCGCTGGAGACCGCCGACGGCGGCGCCCTCGTCACGGGCGGCGCCGACGCCACCGACTGGTGGGTGCAGCGGGTCAGCCAGGCCGAGGACGGCACGCTGAAGCTGGAGAAGGTCCGGCAGGCCCCGGCGGTGGAGAACGCCAAGACGGGCATCGCGCTCAGCCGCGGCAGCCTGCGCGTCGCCGAGGACGACCCGGCCAGTACCACCACGGACACCACTTCGGTACGCACCCTCACCACCGACGGCTCCACCGCGCTGACGGCGTCCGCCGCCACCGAGAGCGGCTCGATGTACGGGCCGGTCTGCCCGTACGCGGGCACCACCTGCGCGGCGCTGTGGGGGAACCTCTCCGCCGAGGACGTCTACCTGGACACGAACGGCGGCACCGACGAGGGCGAGAGCCTCGGCGACGACCGGCTCAAGGCCATCGGCGGCCACTACCTGGACTTCGGCGGCCAGGGCGGCGCGATCGTGGACGTCTCCGACGACTACGCCGTCTACAACTCCGGCGGCACCACGCCGGCGCAGTACGTGGGCGAGTTCGGCCAGGGCCAGAAGCTGAAGCGGACCGTCCGTGCCGCCGCTCTGAACGGCTCGACCCTCTGGAGCGCCACCACCACCGTCGGCAAGCTCACCTCGTACAGCATCCCGCTGGCGAAGACGCTCTCCACGGTGACCGTGCCGGGCCTGGCCTGTGTGCCGAGCGAACTGCAGGCGGCGGGCCGCTGGGTGTACTGGGCCTGCGGGACGGACTCGGCCGGCGTGTACGACACCAAGGCCGGTACGTCGAAGGCGGTCGCCCCCGGTGACGTGCTGCTCGGCGACGGCTTCACCGTCCGCCACGACCACACCGCCCACACCCTGGTCCTCACCGAGGCGGCCACCGGGAGCACCCGGGTGATCGCCTCCGACCTGGCTGCCAACGGCCTGACGGCGGACCGCCGTTATCGCTGGACGGTCGACGAGTACACCGGACTGGTCGCCTGGTTCGACGACTACGAGCGCACCCACGTCACGACCACCGGCATCGCCCCGTCCGCCGTGACGGCCTTCGAGACGTCGGCCGGCAGCTACGCGGCCCCGAACGTGCCCTTCGAGGCCGACTGGGTGCTGTCCCGCCCGGTCACCTCCTGGTCGCTCACCCTCACCTCCGTGCAGAGCGGCGCGACCGGCAAGGCCACCCGCACGCTCACCGGCGGCGCGACCCCGGACCGGGTGTCGGTGTCCTGGAACGGCAAGACAGCCGACGGGAGTTACTTCCCCAACGGCTGGTTCAAGTGGACGCTGAAGGCGACCGGCCTCGCCGCCGCCACGGAGAACACGGTCACCACCGGCGAGGCCTTCCTCCAGCGCGGAGCGCCGGTCCGCCGCGACTTCGTCAGCCCCGACGGCCCGGACGGCCGCGGCGATCTGCTCACCCTGAACTCCTCCGGTGGCCTGACCTTCCAGAGCGGCACCGGCACCGGCAAGTTCGGCGACAAGTACACCGGCACCGGCTGGGCCACCACCGTCCTGGCCGTCCCCTTCGGCGACCTGAGCGGCGACCGCTGCAACGACGTCCTCGTGCGGTACGGCAGCGGCGCGCTGCGCCTGTACAAGCCGGGCTGCGGTGCCGCGGTCAAGCCGTCGACGTCGTACACGACCCTCGCGACCAGCGGCTGGACGCAGTACAACGTGCTGACCTCGCCGGGTGACGTGAGCGGTGACGGCCGTCCGGACCTGATCGCGCGGAACTCGTCCACCGGAGCGGTCTATCTCTACAAGGGCACGAGCGACGGCAAGCTGGCCGCCCGTGTGAAGCTCTACGACAACTGGAAGGGCTACAAGAAGATCGTCGGCGTCGGTGACATCACCGGCGACGGCAAGCCCGACCTCCTCGCCCAGGACACCGCGAACACCCTGTGGCGCTACAACGGCAAGGGCGACGGCACCTTCGCCGCCCGGGTGAAGCTGTTCGCGAACTGGGGCGGCAGCTACAACGTCGTCGTCGGCGTCGGGGACATCACCGACGACGGCCACCCGGACCTCGTCTCCCGCGACACCAGCGGCAACGTGTGGCGCAACAGCGGTGACGGGAAGGGGTCGTTCGGCTCGCGAACCCAGATCGCGAGCGGGTGGAGCGGCTATAAGTCCCTGACCTGA
- a CDS encoding polysaccharide lyase family 1 protein, with translation MAAPSHRPTHRRSLRKRRTVVVTAAVAAAGIGAGVLVLNANAGAVDLYHRSLPAKDGWAASGSGTTGGAKADSAHTFTVSTRAQLVKALGSVSDTTPRIIKVKGTIDANTSDAGKKLTCADYSSGTGYSLSAYLKAYDPATYGKKAPSGTQENARKAAADKQKKNIVFRVPANTTIVGVPGTNAGIKGGSLQVQNVKNVIVRNLTFADTQDCFPQWDPTDGSAGEWNSNYDSVTLRGATNVWADHNTFTDAPAFDSAEKSYFGRKYQVHDGALDITKGSDLVTVERNLFSNHDKTMLIGSSDTDSTGKLRVTIHHNVWKGIVQRAPLARIGQIHLYNNVYDTTTLNGYAPKYSIDSRAKAQVVAEHNAWKLPSGAKPAKLLSGDGTGSLAGTGNLVNGTATDLVAAYNAASSKKIKTTVNWKPALTAGLQTSAKNLVTELATTAGAGVLK, from the coding sequence GTGGCAGCCCCTTCCCACCGCCCCACCCACCGCCGTTCCCTCCGCAAGCGCCGCACCGTCGTCGTCACCGCCGCCGTTGCCGCGGCCGGCATCGGTGCCGGTGTCCTCGTGCTGAACGCGAACGCGGGCGCGGTCGACCTGTACCACCGGTCCCTGCCCGCGAAGGACGGCTGGGCGGCCTCGGGCTCCGGTACGACGGGCGGCGCGAAGGCCGACTCCGCACACACCTTCACCGTCAGCACCCGCGCGCAGCTCGTGAAGGCGCTGGGCTCGGTCTCCGACACCACGCCCCGGATCATCAAGGTCAAGGGCACCATCGACGCCAACACCTCCGACGCCGGCAAGAAGCTGACCTGCGCCGACTACTCCTCCGGCACCGGCTACTCGCTCTCCGCCTACCTCAAGGCCTACGACCCGGCGACCTACGGCAAGAAGGCGCCGTCCGGCACCCAGGAGAACGCCCGCAAGGCCGCCGCCGACAAGCAGAAGAAGAACATCGTCTTCCGGGTGCCCGCCAACACCACGATCGTGGGCGTCCCGGGCACCAACGCCGGAATCAAGGGCGGCAGCCTCCAGGTGCAGAACGTCAAGAACGTCATCGTCCGCAACCTCACCTTCGCCGACACCCAGGACTGCTTCCCGCAGTGGGACCCGACCGACGGCTCGGCGGGCGAGTGGAACTCCAACTACGACTCCGTCACCCTGCGCGGAGCGACCAACGTCTGGGCCGACCACAACACCTTCACCGACGCCCCGGCCTTCGACAGCGCCGAGAAGTCCTACTTCGGCCGCAAGTACCAGGTCCACGACGGCGCCCTCGACATCACCAAGGGCTCCGACCTGGTGACCGTCGAGCGCAACCTGTTCAGCAACCACGACAAGACGATGCTGATCGGCAGCAGCGACACCGACAGCACCGGCAAGCTGCGGGTCACCATCCACCACAACGTGTGGAAGGGGATCGTGCAGCGGGCGCCGCTGGCCCGCATCGGCCAGATCCACCTCTACAACAACGTCTACGACACGACCACGCTCAACGGCTACGCCCCGAAGTACAGCATCGACTCCCGCGCAAAGGCCCAGGTCGTCGCCGAGCACAACGCCTGGAAGCTCCCGTCCGGCGCCAAGCCCGCCAAGCTCCTCAGCGGCGACGGCACCGGCTCCCTCGCCGGCACCGGCAACCTCGTCAACGGCACGGCGACCGACCTCGTGGCCGCCTACAACGCCGCGAGCTCGAAGAAGATCAAGACGACGGTGAACTGGAAGCCGGCGCTCACGGCGGGTCTGCAGACCTCCGCGAAGAACCTGGTGACGGAGCTGGCGACGACGGCGGGGGCCGGGGTCCTCAAGTAG
- a CDS encoding nucleotidyl transferase AbiEii/AbiGii toxin family protein, with translation MLPPHRDLLPDVLAVGARYPLVLAGDCAVRAHGLTARQVRSVEVATEHPEPMDQIAAMVRHGLTERGWRVRPLETDPLSARLLVTDPDTGEERAVDLLKETFWRPPVTTGPGPALSLEDLIGTKVRAVTDRGAARDLADVYLAAAHWSYPDLEELGRRHAWDEFDLADLQSRLEATELLHDGEFVVGGLDAESVPTIRRWARAWADDIAERLLEEEALRPPTDGDE, from the coding sequence ATGCTGCCCCCGCACCGCGACCTCCTGCCCGACGTCCTCGCCGTCGGCGCCCGCTACCCGCTCGTCCTGGCCGGCGACTGCGCGGTCCGGGCGCACGGCCTGACCGCCCGGCAGGTGCGGTCGGTGGAGGTGGCGACCGAACACCCCGAGCCCATGGACCAGATCGCGGCCATGGTCCGGCACGGCCTGACGGAACGCGGCTGGCGGGTACGTCCCCTGGAGACCGACCCGCTCTCCGCCCGGCTGCTCGTCACGGACCCCGACACGGGTGAGGAACGTGCCGTCGACCTGCTGAAGGAGACCTTCTGGCGGCCCCCGGTGACGACCGGCCCCGGCCCGGCCCTCTCCCTGGAGGACCTCATCGGCACGAAGGTCCGCGCCGTGACCGACCGGGGTGCCGCGCGCGACCTCGCCGACGTCTATCTGGCCGCGGCCCACTGGAGCTACCCCGACCTTGAGGAACTGGGCCGCCGCCACGCCTGGGACGAGTTCGACCTGGCGGACCTCCAGTCCCGCCTGGAGGCCACGGAGTTGTTGCACGACGGGGAGTTCGTCGTGGGCGGCCTGGACGCGGAGTCGGTTCCCACGATCCGCCGGTGGGCCCGGGCGTGGGCGGACGACATCGCGGAGCGGCTGTTGGAGGAGGAGGCGCTCAGGCCGCCGACGGACGGGGATGAGTGA
- a CDS encoding PH domain-containing protein codes for MALFGNAHTIDQGQAQQDYARLLGHGEQVHAAYLLIRDTILFTDRRLILVDKQGITGKKVEYHSIPYRSITHFAVETAGTFDLDAELKIWVAGTPTPIEKTFTKGVDIYEVQAILTQFVAK; via the coding sequence ATGGCACTTTTCGGGAACGCGCACACCATCGACCAGGGGCAGGCGCAGCAGGACTACGCGCGTCTGCTGGGGCACGGTGAGCAGGTGCACGCGGCGTACCTGCTGATACGGGACACCATCCTGTTCACCGACCGTCGTCTCATCCTGGTCGACAAGCAGGGCATCACCGGCAAGAAGGTGGAGTACCACTCCATCCCTTACCGCAGCATCACGCACTTCGCGGTCGAGACCGCCGGCACCTTCGATCTGGACGCCGAGCTGAAGATCTGGGTCGCGGGGACGCCGACGCCGATCGAGAAGACGTTCACCAAGGGCGTCGACATCTACGAGGTGCAGGCGATCCTGACGCAGTTCGTGGCGAAGTAG
- a CDS encoding DoxX family protein — translation MYAAHVVLTVLAALLAGFSAAVLLMRAEWIVRALTDYRVPRSWWTWLGLAKGAGAVGLLVGLFVPVIGVLAGIGLVVYFTGAAVTVARARWYGHIPYPLVYAAPVVGALALGIVA, via the coding sequence ATGTACGCAGCCCACGTCGTCCTCACCGTCCTTGCCGCCCTGCTGGCCGGCTTCTCCGCCGCCGTACTGCTCATGCGCGCCGAGTGGATCGTGCGGGCGCTCACCGACTACCGGGTGCCCCGCTCGTGGTGGACCTGGCTCGGGCTGGCCAAGGGCGCGGGTGCCGTGGGACTGCTGGTCGGTCTGTTCGTGCCGGTGATCGGGGTGCTGGCCGGTATCGGGCTGGTCGTCTACTTCACCGGCGCCGCCGTGACCGTGGCCAGGGCCCGTTGGTACGGGCACATCCCGTACCCGCTCGTCTACGCCGCCCCCGTCGTCGGCGCCCTGGCGCTCGGCATTGTCGCCTGA
- a CDS encoding MFS transporter, which yields MSEATQASGIPDAERRAVGKFLRRMLPILVLMLLVNQMDRTNVGFVQDELRADVGVSATAYGLGAGLFFIGYALFEVPSNMLLERFGARVWLTRIMITWGAVIVAMCFIHNVWMFYGLRFLLGVAEAGFFPGVLLYFTQWLPDSSRGRASAIFLGGSATAYIVTGPITGALLELHGAGGIAGWRWMFALEGAFSILVGFIAGFFLVSRIQDARWLTLEEKDALSEAVARDKEARDRAPRTSRLKLILHPQVALLTAVFFAMALTGYAITFWLPSLVDDIGGLSPFQVGLLTAVPWICAVIAMYTMAHFTDRAPDRRPYLAIALVLSAVGTFLATLGSPWFGLAALTLAAVGGKCAATLFWPMAQSGLDLRIAAPGLALVNSIGNLGGFVSPTLFGYLQDTTGSTNGGLYTLSAASVLAVCGVAFIHRTRTAAPSLPETATTRA from the coding sequence ATGTCGGAAGCCACCCAGGCGTCTGGGATACCCGACGCCGAACGCCGCGCGGTCGGCAAGTTCCTGCGCAGGATGCTGCCGATCCTCGTCCTGATGCTGCTGGTCAACCAGATGGACCGGACGAACGTCGGCTTCGTCCAGGACGAGCTCAGGGCCGACGTCGGGGTGAGCGCCACCGCGTACGGCCTCGGCGCGGGGCTGTTCTTCATCGGGTACGCACTGTTCGAGGTGCCCAGCAACATGCTCCTGGAGCGGTTCGGCGCCCGCGTCTGGCTGACCCGCATCATGATCACCTGGGGCGCGGTGATCGTGGCGATGTGCTTCATCCACAACGTGTGGATGTTCTACGGCCTGCGCTTCCTGCTCGGCGTCGCCGAGGCCGGCTTCTTCCCCGGGGTGCTCCTCTACTTCACCCAGTGGCTGCCCGACTCCAGCCGGGGCCGGGCGAGCGCCATCTTCCTGGGCGGCTCGGCCACGGCGTACATCGTGACCGGGCCCATCACGGGCGCGCTCCTGGAACTGCACGGCGCGGGCGGGATCGCCGGCTGGCGCTGGATGTTCGCGCTGGAGGGGGCCTTCTCGATCCTGGTCGGATTCATCGCCGGCTTCTTCCTCGTCTCCCGTATCCAGGACGCCCGTTGGCTCACCCTGGAGGAGAAGGACGCGCTCAGCGAGGCGGTCGCCCGGGACAAGGAGGCGCGCGACCGCGCCCCCAGGACGTCCCGCCTGAAGCTGATCCTGCACCCCCAGGTCGCCCTGCTGACCGCGGTGTTCTTCGCGATGGCCCTCACCGGGTACGCGATCACCTTCTGGCTGCCGAGCCTGGTCGACGACATCGGCGGGCTGTCGCCCTTCCAGGTGGGCCTGCTCACGGCCGTGCCATGGATCTGCGCGGTGATCGCGATGTACACGATGGCCCACTTCACCGACCGCGCCCCGGACCGCCGCCCGTACCTGGCGATCGCCCTCGTCCTGTCCGCGGTCGGCACCTTCCTGGCCACCCTCGGCTCCCCCTGGTTCGGCCTCGCCGCGCTCACGCTGGCCGCGGTCGGGGGGAAGTGCGCGGCCACGCTGTTCTGGCCGATGGCCCAGTCGGGGCTCGACCTGAGGATCGCGGCGCCGGGGCTCGCCCTGGTCAACTCCATAGGGAACCTCGGCGGTTTCGTCTCGCCGACCCTCTTCGGCTATCTCCAGGACACCACCGGCAGCACCAACGGGGGCCTGTACACCCTCTCCGCGGCCTCCGTCCTCGCGGTGTGCGGGGTGGCGTTCATCCACCGGACGCGGACGGCCGCGCCGTCGCTCCCGGAGACGGCGACGACACGAGCGTGA
- a CDS encoding intradiol ring-cleavage dioxygenase, whose protein sequence is MTGNHTAEGPKHKRDLTRRKIVVAGAGAAAAVGVGGTLAAGAFAGETKGSASAAATASSSSSSGEVCYQLTSETTEGPYYIDADKLRKDVTEDEEGIPLTLRLKVIDSETCKPIRNAAVDIWHCNALGVYSGYEAMGSGGGGTPPSGEPTGEPPSGEPSGAPGGGGGGHEEPTDDERYLRGTWKTDRNGVVEFKTIFPGWYQGRCVHIHTKVHVSGTWTDAGYEGGNTCHTGQFFFDEESVLASAEVEPYSANTTTRTTLDEDTIYPDNGTEGGLLKLKYKKNDIAKGVVATITMGVDPEATNTGT, encoded by the coding sequence ATGACGGGAAACCACACGGCCGAAGGGCCGAAACACAAGCGGGACCTCACGCGTCGCAAGATCGTCGTCGCCGGTGCGGGAGCCGCCGCCGCGGTGGGTGTGGGCGGCACGTTGGCGGCGGGCGCGTTCGCAGGTGAGACGAAGGGCTCCGCGTCCGCGGCCGCCACCGCGTCGAGCAGCTCGTCGAGCGGTGAGGTCTGTTACCAGCTGACCTCCGAGACGACCGAGGGCCCCTACTACATCGACGCGGACAAGCTCCGCAAGGACGTGACCGAGGACGAGGAGGGCATCCCGCTCACCCTCCGCCTCAAGGTGATCGACTCCGAGACGTGCAAGCCCATCAGGAACGCCGCGGTCGACATCTGGCACTGCAACGCGCTGGGCGTCTACTCGGGATACGAGGCCATGGGCAGCGGCGGGGGCGGCACCCCGCCGTCCGGTGAGCCGACGGGCGAGCCCCCGTCCGGGGAGCCCTCGGGCGCGCCGGGTGGCGGCGGTGGCGGCCACGAGGAGCCGACGGACGACGAGCGCTATCTGCGCGGCACCTGGAAGACGGACCGCAACGGCGTGGTGGAGTTCAAGACGATCTTCCCCGGCTGGTACCAGGGCCGTTGCGTCCACATCCACACCAAGGTGCATGTGAGCGGCACCTGGACGGACGCGGGGTACGAGGGCGGCAACACCTGTCACACCGGTCAGTTCTTCTTCGACGAGGAGTCCGTGCTGGCGTCCGCGGAGGTGGAGCCGTACTCCGCCAACACCACCACCCGCACCACGCTCGACGAGGACACCATCTACCCGGACAACGGGACCGAGGGCGGCCTGCTGAAGCTGAAGTACAAGAAGAACGACATCGCCAAGGGCGTCGTCGCCACGATCACGATGGGCGTCGACCCCGAGGCCACCAACACCGGAACCTGA